AGTTTAGCCACCGCAACATCTACAAACGGCGATGAATCACTTTCAAGCATATGAAAGATtgtttctttcaaatgaGCATTCCAGAGAAGAGTGCGACTCTGGTTTTCAGCAGGCCCAAGACCAGAACTGAAAACTCTCATCAGAATGTAGAGGCGCAAAAGGTTGTCTGCTCTCTCGTTTCGCACAGTGTCAAACTCCATTTTATCTGCTTCATCTAATATAGGTCTCCTAAAAGAAAACTCATTCTCAATGTCTGAAAGCATTTTCAGATTTCGATGAATTTCTGAAACTAGTCGATGCATTTGTgagacatcttctgggTAATATCCTAATGTCCATTTCTCTATTTGTTTACGCAATTCAGCATTTTCCGGTTCCATGTAAATTAAAAGATTAGTGATCATTGAATAAAGCGTCATGtatctttttgaatctGATGTCAATATAATTTTGGGAATGTAGACGCTGACCGTATCTTTAAAATTTCCTTGCTTTAAAGCATACACATTTGTGAATTGAGATGCATTGTCATAAATCACCACGGCAGAGAGATCTTTCATAATAGCGTTCGAAGCCAGAGCCGTCGGCTCCAAACAGAGATTTATACTCAGCCATGGCGGCCATTGGACTCCCTTATCCTGCCCGTAGCCGTCTATTGCAAAATCCATCTCCAGTAAATCTTGATCATCAAATTCATAATCactctttgaaaaatggaaTACATTTGCTTTGGTAAAGTGAATTCCGTATCGTCTTAAAAATACATCATCATCGTATTTGGCCCTCTCGACTCCGAAAGACAGTACCTTCAACATAATGGTTGGTGTCGTAACAACTAAGCAAGTGTCTGCCGCCTTGTCGGAGATCAGTTGAATCTGAGGGTTAATGAACTGAACAATATGGTTGTGTTGCACAGCATATTCGGTGTCTGATCCTAGTTTTGATATTCCGttattgaagatatcttctAATATTTTGTTGACGGTTTCTTCAGTGGCGTTGTTCAAATCTTCTGCAAACTGTGTGCCGCGATTAAAGTCTAATTTACTGCTCTGACTTTCGTTCTCTTGATGCGATGTCTCGCTATTTATTATTTTGCTGATGATTTTCAAGCAGTGCTGCTCAGTCAATGAGGCGAACTGGCGTGTCAAGCTCCTGTAATGTAGGTACTTGAACACGATGTTTCTAGTATCTTCATTCCATCTCAGGAGCATTCCGCATACATGGTAACGGTTCTCGAATTCTCGTGCGGAGATTAcagagctttgaagcttctcaaCGAAAGGGTAGTTAAACTCCACTTCCGATTTATCGAATCCCATAGCCAGTTTGTTGAGGGAGTTACAATCTTCTAACATTTGATCAACACCGCAAATTGCCCGGTCACTTTCTTCTAAGTTATGTTTCAACAGTTCAATATTACTACGGCCCTCAGGTGAGTGTattttctcttcaagactCTTCTTGTGCTTGATTAGTAGATCTCGTCTTTTCTTAAGAGAGACGAAAGGTAACTTCAGCGGCTCGCCCAATACACATTTGTGTGATAGATTATTCTTGAACGGCACAATACGTTTATGTGTCGCAGGATCAACTTGAAATGTATCACCGTATGCAGCTCGCCTTAGATACATGAACTGCCTAGCATATAGCAATCGCACCATTTTCAGATCTGGAACATAATTCTCGATATCAATGAAATTGacctctttgaaatcaCTAGGATCATACCAACTCATATCGCCATCTGGGATATTAAACTTCGCctctgctttctcttcgATAAACTTCGCGAGCCTAAAGGATGCCTCAATGGCACGTATATCAAGCTCCACAGTCGAAATGTCACCTTCTAGAAGTTTGAGGCTCATAATCTTTTTGGTCTTATCTAGGCCTTCCTGGTACTTTAGCATTACTTCTTTCCGCTGGTGCAAATCCATCACGAAGTTGTCAGTCTTTGCCTTGAGGCCGCTGAATTCGATAGTTTCGCGAttgctctttctcaattCATGTGAATTATGAATGCTATGCGCCAAATGAGTTATGTAGAGTGGTGAAACATCAGCGTGGTATGATATAGTGCATAGGTGTTCTCCAAACTTCGGACTTATGCTCTGAAACCCAAACAGTTGGCCCCTCCTAACTGGAAGGTTTCCAGCAAAAGATCTCCACCAGTTCATAAAAAGATGTATGCTTGCTGGACTTAATTGCATGGTATTGTAAGCACTGTCAGATCTTGagaggagaagaaatgaCATGTGGATAAAGTGACTTCTGAATTTGGCATATGAATCATGTTTGTCTGGGTCAGGCACCGCTCGGGGGTTGCAGAGCCGAGCCTCGTAGTGTGGTTTAAAAGAGCGGCTTCTTTCGAGTGACCCTTTAATTAGCCGCTCTAACACTATTCCTACTTTAAGAAGTACCCCTCCCGCTAAACTTATGCCTGTTTTCTCGATGTAGCGCGATGCCATTGTTGCTCTTTCAGAGGCTTCCTTTGTTGTTTTCTCCAAATCCAATAGGTAATAAAACGACGCATGTTGCTGTAAGTTGGTGTTATCGTGACTGGGAATGAATACTGTTTGGTCAGATGGACGAGaccaaacaagaagaggccTAGCAAAGTGGTTAGGTGTACTGAAATGTACTGTGTCGGCTTTGCATGATAAGAAATCGAGGGGATCATCTTTTTCATTACAATCGAGCATGACGTTTTCGGCAAACCCTAGAATGAATCCAGCAGCATCAGGTCCGATTTTGTAAGGACTCTTGCCGCCCTTGAGACAGACATCGAACTTAccctttttcttccacGACACTTTGACACGGGCGTGAAAAATGTATCTCAGCTTATCCCAGAAGCCAAGTTTTGGAGAGGGGTCGATTGGAGgttttgaaaaattgtCTAAACATTGCATCGTTTGCTGAATAGCCGGTTGATAACCTCCGCCCCAAGTAACCTGAGTAGTGCCATTTGAATAAATATCAAAGTCAAGTTTAGTATAGAGCTTGGCACTCGTCAATGTCCTCGGAACAGTGATCGAATAGTAGCTGTCCTTACCACCATCGCTCGAAGGCACAAGAGGCACAAACACTTCTCTGACTTCATTGCTTGAGCGAATCATATCCTCGGCGATTATCAAATCACCGTGAAAGTGATTGCCGCTTATGCCAACTTGCGTCATTCCTAATGGCGGAATATAAACCAGAGGAAGCGGATAATCCTTTAAGTGCCACCTCAGCTCAGTAAACTTGAAATTGAAATACATTGGTAACATAATGGTATATTCAGCATCTTTTGGAGCTCCTTTTCCGACTTCATGTATGAAATCTGCAATACCATCAATTCCAAATGATGGTTGGAAAATATCCACATCAATTCCCTCCACAATTAAATTGGCAAGGAAAGGATGCGTTCGGAAAGGAAGAACTCTATGATTGAAATCCTCCGGCAAGGTGGTTGTGTCAAATTCTCCCCATAAAAATGGGAAGTTCTTGTCGTattcatctttctccttctgtTTGTAATGCATGATTCTATTGATCCAGGAAGTTGAGAAGTTTTCAAGTAGACGGTTATAGGCGTCCTCAATTTCTGATGAGATAAAGATCTCATGTTCTTCGACTTTCTCCTCATTAATATTCATATCATTCTTATGGTCCGGATGTGTTAGAGAGTTACTCGCCTTTAAATGAAaccttctcttcaaagcgCGAATTCGTTGGATTATGTCACTAACCTTAATTGACGCCATTTTCTGACTTTCAGAGACTTTCGATTGGGTCTGTTTGAGTACTTCGGCAGCTGTCCgtctttcaaattcttcaagcttcGCAAGTCTCGATTTTTGCTCTTCCAGACCTATTTGACAT
The nucleotide sequence above comes from Torulaspora globosa chromosome 6, complete sequence. Encoded proteins:
- the FMP27 gene encoding Fmp27p (ancestral locus Anc_7.518) gives rise to the protein MVYGEIAIRLILLSILVWIAFRVLLRFAFGVSVSYVNIFRLQIGRLAIRDVLYIGSIQFIPSDKKFLVRDVTIFHRKPGDDVSKKKRNGSSGNLSARLSSLSPRYYQWIIKFIDGLHIMCFNVKLESSQVNLATVRMHPRMVQSRNVLRVSFVMTGLAFNGDVLLEDVSLTSRCQVLTDSVGKGLPLKDLCVDLKVGDVKLPLDSLSSWQTEKKTVEAVEQLTIEERVEAGKHYLISTINQVCDSLQALTRFTASIDQISIEMIPMTSEPDLVALNEFLSLDVFVETFFLNVERIDTSVPGFKLLFREDDTPFKFNSTLSGFSVSMNVKETCNSAQLQNFKVLEVPNVSLFGSSNLLSQRFAYGESGELENAVCSIKGHISSPTVDVDVDHLSFYKCFKSNISVFKSILAPPECTRYKESYSTFLISKKITFEYFKALLPLINIKMTLEDPRLVVSDQKDFLIHKLSALMLNYETQRFNADEDDKKNQVHHAVNCSIEMIGLTSQHVVQEFDYVHTILVIDSIAWKNSIKIIPELLFAAQINVDTFTVDLSELPTMIVLNAIFKKLDSRYLDVEQNYFMDYYRKFAETLSETEKECSKIGRSLKCQKILPSELFFQELPELFDYFKIDFRQVQFTFGARSVFMPPCVFSNIDPQSSEDFVDGRLRKYCLETDKIQIALFGNRTQWHNKVETGRTTMSKSGQAGSYKHYQNEGLDDISTSEETEVQHLWNFNTLINDLSSTIISETTCANNELSARKVSKVAVLSIKVFPETSTFEADGDRYIAVQVENKRLKSVLSLMNLFLIISGVHTVKQIFGHDVCSHSRESLAKKHFMAVSQKRRKRFYHYIKWAELKNLLQFNISSELITNIFVLPNGLTARFQATSVFLTLKDLTEFSLNGQQLQLCIESPLVPNHWVRLLTVLRYNISLNADAIIEQMGSGFGSFESLSPAVILENEMWHISIPHKFELYTLIDNIPTVYKTLKQMIHSFKTSKNDCVIFPHPVKSPSLPKVKLKSKRWLFSIEDDPFEAELNMICQIGLEEQKSRLAKLEEFERRTAAEVLKQTQSKVSESQKMASIKVSDIIQRIRALKRRFHLKASNSLTHPDHKNDMNINEEKVEEHEIFISSEIEDAYNRLLENFSTSWINRIMHYKQKEKDEYDKNFPFLWGEFDTTTLPEDFNHRVLPFRTHPFLANLIVEGIDVDIFQPSFGIDGIADFIHEVGKGAPKDAEYTIMLPMYFNFKFTELRWHLKDYPLPLVYIPPLGMTQVGISGNHFHGDLIIAEDMIRSSNEVREVFVPLVPSSDGGKDSYYSITVPRTLTSAKLYTKLDFDIYSNGTTQVTWGGGYQPAIQQTMQCLDNFSKPPIDPSPKLGFWDKLRYIFHARVKVSWKKKGKFDVCLKGGKSPYKIGPDAAGFILGFAENVMLDCNEKDDPLDFLSCKADTVHFSTPNHFARPLLVWSRPSDQTVFIPSHDNTNLQQHASFYYLLDLEKTTKEASERATMASRYIEKTGISLAGGVLLKVGIVLERLIKGSLERSRSFKPHYEARLCNPRAVPDPDKHDSYAKFRSHFIHMSFLLLSRSDSAYNTMQLSPASIHLFMNWWRSFAGNLPVRRGQLFGFQSISPKFGEHLCTISYHADVSPLYITHLAHSIHNSHELRKSNRETIEFSGLKAKTDNFVMDLHQRKEVMLKYQEGLDKTKKIMSLKLLEGDISTVELDIRAIEASFRLAKFIEEKAEAKFNIPDGDMSWYDPSDFKEVNFIDIENYVPDLKMVRLLYARQFMYLRRAAYGDTFQVDPATHKRIVPFKNNLSHKCVLGEPLKLPFVSLKKRRDLLIKHKKSLEEKIHSPEGRSNIELLKHNLEESDRAICGVDQMLEDCNSLNKLAMGFDKSEVEFNYPFVEKLQSSVISAREFENRYHVCGMLLRWNEDTRNIVFKYLHYRSLTRQFASLTEQHCLKIISKIINSETSHQENESQSSKLDFNRGTQFAEDLNNATEETVNKILEDIFNNGISKLGSDTEYAVQHNHIVQFINPQIQLISDKAADTCLVVTTPTIMLKVLSFGVERAKYDDDVFLRRYGIHFTKANVFHFSKSDYEFDDQDLLEMDFAIDGYGQDKGVQWPPWLSINLCLEPTALASNAIMKDLSAVVIYDNASQFTNVYALKQGNFKDTVSVYIPKIILTSDSKRYMTLYSMITNLLIYMEPENAELRKQIEKWTLGYYPEDVSQMHRLVSEIHRNLKMLSDIENEFSFRRPILDEADKMEFDTVRNERADNLLRLYILMRVFSSGLGPAENQSRTLLWNAHLKETIFHMLESDSSPFVDVAVAKLHFQREESSNGFNKSSITAEMAQVFHLQRNATYKNVLGPYIPNNRYSKSDEHLIKISWVMNRPIGGIKVIKHAETNLADFSLGLEEETINRLIAWLVPKEDLSMKMNGQKEQQEQADVESAYDVELADDYMNFSGEKGPDLREMVQRSGVFFIIENITINSFLLCISFRGRGAKRMINVTDFMFHFPKLTFENQTMRLIDLFMHLRKMILKDIIRHAVKFLETKVRNHPPKLTDDMPLKQLSRYESYTHAEDLQD